CCAATGGTGAAAGCTTCGAAGTAGATGTTGATATGGGGACCTGGTCAGCTATTGCTATCGAAATCTGTGAGATTGCAGCACAAACTCTCCGAAGCATGGGTATCAAAGCAGTTCATGAGCCACCTGAATACTATGAATACTGGGGAAGAATACCTTACAATTATGATATCGTTTTCCTCGCTGTTTCATTCAATGATTTCACCCTCGATTGGCTTGGATATGAGTACTGGTCCGAATACGCAGACGAAACCTACTGGAACTACCCCAAATTCGTAAATGCATCTTATGATTCGTGGATAGACCAACTATTGCACGCAGTAGAATACGAAAAGGTCTATGAAGCGGCTACGAATATGCAGGAGATTCTGCTTGAGCAGTGTCCAGTGGTCGTTTGTTATGAAAGTTTCAATGTTGCAGCGTACAGAAACGATAGATTCGGTGGCTTTGTAAATGATGTAGCCCATGGGCCGTCGAATTTTTGGTCGAGTCTGAAAATTCACCTTAGAGATGAGAGGGGGGGTCTGTTCGGGGGAACCCTGCATTGGAGTGACTTTCTTATAGTTAGATACCTTCGAAAGCCCCATTCTTGTTCGGACATCTACTATCAAGTATCCGACATATTCGATTTCCTATACGATAGTCTGCTTCGTCAAGGACCAGATGGTAATCTTGTATGTTGGCTTGCTAAGTCATACACCATTCAGACCCATGCGGATAACGAAGCTGTTCCAGTAGGACATACCAGATTCACGTTTGAAGTAAGTAAGAATGTGACTTGGACAGACGGGAAGCGACTTACCGCACATGACGTAGTATTCACATTCAATTATTTCCGACGAGTGATGCCATGGTATGTATCCTCACTCAGGAATATGAATTCGATCTATGCCAAGACTGACTACACGCTCGTTCTTGAGTTTGAAACCGAGTCTTATTGGCATCTTCATTCTATTGCATCTAAGCCAATTATTCCAAGACACATTTTCAGACAGCTGGATCCGGAGGAGTCAGAAAGCTGTGCCATTTCTCTATCGTCAGATAATGTAACATCAGGACCGTTCAGCATATCGAATAATGAATTAGGAAACAAGGTGGAGCTGACTCGCAATCCACATTACTTCAAAAGATACATCCCGCCTGAAATGGATGAACCAACCACAACAACCGGTGGAAAATGGAACGCAATTGATGTCTTATCACCCTTTGTACTGAGTGCATCCATGATTATTTTCGTCGGGACAACCGCAATATGTCTTGGAGATAGAAAAGAAGAAAATCACAGTCTCCGTCATTAGAATAGGGGGCATTGGGTAGATATAGAAATTAGAACTAGCAGTATTTGTGTATCAAGATACCACACAAGAAATAATACTCCATTGACGAATACATGTCTACGGTGATGAGTTTCCATGAAGAGGGACATGGTGGCGATTTGTCTCGTTTCTGTACTTCTGCTAGCAACCATACCTCTGGGTATGCCTTCAACAGTCAATGCAACAAATGTAACTAGGAATGCCTTATTCCTAGACAAGATCGTACTGGATTCGATATATGGAGAGGAGGCCATTCAGGCGCTTCTAGATGATGAAATCCAAGCTATCGATGATACTATACAGTGGCAGTATTTGGATGAACTATCCGAAGCCGAAAGCATCCGCATAGCTGAAATACCTCGGAACGGATATGGATACTTGTGCATCAACTGCCAGAAATATCCACTCAATCTTACTGCCTTTAGAAGGGCATTTTCTTTTGCGATAGATAAAGAAAGAATGTGCGATGAAACATGGGAAGGACATGCCTATCCACAGGACAGTGTGGTTCCAAGAAAGAGTCCATGGTCAATTGAAGAAGATTTGCCGTATCACTACTATGAATCAGAGATTTCCCGTGCCAATCAAATACTGGATCATGCAGGCTTCGATGACATCGATGGCGATTCATTCAGAGAGGCACCAAATGGAGAAGTCTTCAATGTGACCATAGAAACACCCGATTCAGCCTCATTTGCCATGGAAATCGGTGAGATTGCAGAACAAGCATTGCGTACAATCGGAATCAACGCAATATTCGTGCCTACTGAGTTTTATGATTATTTGAACAGGCTCTATTTTCATGGAGATTATGATATGGTTTTCACTGGACGGACCTTTTCCGATTTCGACTTAGATTGGCTCGCCTACGAGTACTGGTCGGAATACGCGGACAAACCTTACTACAACTTTCCAAACTTTCAGAATGACACCTATGATTCCTGGAGAGATCAGCTACTTCATGCAACAGAATATGACAAAGTGTACGAAGCTGCCAGAGAAATGCAAAAGATACTATTCTATCAGTGTCCTATTGTTCCCTGCTATTCGAATTTCGAAATCTCAGCTTACCGAAATGATAGATTTGAGGGTTTTGTGAACGATGTCAGTGAGGGGCCTATAAGCTTCTGGACAAGCCTACAAGTACATCTAAGAGAAGACCAAGGTGGGCCATTCGGTGGCACACTCCACCGAAGCTTTCCATTAGCTATTGGATCTTTCAACATATTTAAACAATGCTGCTATGGTGTAGAGCAGTTCTATACTCTATTCTACGATAGTTTGATGCGACGAGGACCTGATGGAAAGACCGTTCCTTGGCTTGCTGAATCGTATATAGTCGAAACACATGATGATAATGACTATATTTCACCGGAACACGTTCGATTTACCTTTGATTTGATTCAAAATGCAACATGGACTGATGGAAAACCAATTACAGCAGAGGATGTAGCATTCTCATTCAACTACTACGGCAATACGGTAGGCAATCCATTTCGACGGGGTTTAGAAGGCATGATCGCATCTTATGTAGAAGGCAACGACAAATTTGTAATCGAGTTCAATACGACTTCTTACTGGCACCTGCATACTATCGGATACAAGCCTATCATCCCAAAGCATGTATTCAAGAATATCACTGGCACGGACTATCAACACTACTACTCAGTTCCTCCAGAAGAGGAAATGGTAACATCCGGACCATACAACGTATCAGCTCTGGAGAATCGATATGTGGAGTTCAGTCGCAACCCAAATTACTTCTATCGATACACACCAAGCAATGCAAACGAAACGACATCAGAGAACCCCATTGCTTCATTCTTTAGCCCCTTGATGACAGGCGTGTCTGTAGCCTGCACAGTCATATTCGTAGGCACGGGTGTTCTCGAGATAAAAGAGGCTCGAGACAGGAACTAGCTACACAGCCAAATCAGTCATTGAAGTAGCTTGACTGAAGCTACTCCGAGAATTTCCCGTCACTTACCTCATGATTCTAAGTAGCTACTTTCTACTTCTTCGCGATGAATCGTGTTGTAGGTACAGAAGGGGATTATTCGTCCATCAGGTGTCGAGTAGTTGATGCTGCAGTGTTGAACACGCTCCAAATCCAAATTGAAAGGATCTTGAAAATGCATCATCCCAATCATGATGACGCGATGCATGAAAGCTGCGAGCGAATCGTAATCACCCTTGTTGAGAAACGCCTCAATGATTGGGCGCATGAAGGTCTTCTTCTTGATGTGCCTCAAGAAGCCCATGAGTTTGAATTTCGATCTGATACCGGCCAAGCGTTTTCTATCGACATAGAGATTGCAAACATCCTCCAGAACCTCTAGCAATTTCTCGATATCGAGGATTTCCGTTATTGGATAGTAATTGCCGTTCTTGTCAAAGAGCAGAAAAGTGGCCATGCCGCATGCGAAGTGCGAGTGCAGTTCAACCGTCGGTTCGCCTTTCATCAGCCCAAGAGCCCTTCCAACGTTCATCATCGCAGGAACCGGGTACCAGTCCTCTGTCGTAATCCGGTTATCCGTCTGTTCTTCTATCCTCTTGATAGCATCTGGTATTGTGATTCGCATCTCTTTCCGCTTCTCATAGTCGATTCTTCCTGTTATACTGACAGGCTGGAAGTTAATACAGCGAACAATATCGCGGTTATCTATGGCGTAGTTAACTATGTCACCGATTTCTTGGTCATTAACGCCTTTGACGATGGTTGGCACAAGTACCACTCCGTCAAGACCGATTTCTCGGCAATTATCAAGCACCTTGTCTTTTACATTTCGAATGTCCCTACCGCGAGCAAGTTCGTATGGCTTAGCTGTCACACCATCAAATTGGAGATAGATCGTATTGAGACCTGCATCCATAAGCGATTGAAGATATGAAGAATCTCCAGCCATCTTCAAACCATTAGTTGCAATCATGATGTGATTATATCCAAGTTGCTTAGCCCATTGGACGTATTTCAAAAGATGGGGGCTGACTGTTGGTTCACCTCCTGCAAATTGAATACCAGGGCAGGGAACTGGAAGATTACGTCTCAAATTACGAAGCATCTCAAGGATTTCAGACGGCTTCGGCTCAACCACTCTTCCGGACTCCGCAGCATTGGCAAAGCAGATTGGACATCTCATGTTGCACCGATTTGTTACGTCAATAAGACCGAGTGCTGTGTGAGCACAATGATTTGGACACTGGCCGCAGTCCAACGGACATCCCTCTACAGTCTCTGTTCGCGGGTTATCAAGGCCAACTGTCTTGTACCAGTACTGCATAGACCGCCTAAACATGTCTGCATCGGACCAATAGATATCTTGGAATGAACCGTGAATATCACATTCCTTTTTCATGAGAATTTTCGAATCCTCTTCGTACACGGTCGCGTCAATGACATTAACTCGATGATCATCAAGCCAGCATGCAGGACATATAGACTTGGTTGAATATGGTAGAGTTCTTGCTTCGTATTTTTCGGGTCTGTATCGCTCAATTGTTGGTATATTGTGATGAAGCTCCCCAGCAGGTATGCGTCCAATTTCTTCATTGCCCAAGCATCTTCACATCCAGTATACGGAATGGAAAGTTGCAATTTAGACTGGAATGATTCAACTTAAAGCTTTCAGAATGCTAAGCATGACGCATTTTTGAATTTCAGAAGGACATACGCATAAACTTTGAACATGCATACTGGATAGATTTTCCCGTCACGGAACTCGACAATTGGAAAGTGTTTCGGCCAGGTGCAGTAGATGACTCACTCGGGAAGTGTAGCGGACACCATCCTCGAAAACATGTTGTGGTTTATGAACTCGGTACAAGATCGAGGAATAGCTGATGGTAGATTTATTAAACTCAAGAGACAATTTGGAGAAGTACTAAGGTGGGTGCACCATGGCCGATGTTAGCAGACCTGTGTTTGTTGGCATATTCTTGGTTTTGGGGCTTATTTTTCCTTCATACAGTCAAGTAGCAGGTTTGAGCACTATTCCACCACGAAATGCTTCTAATACCAATAGAGATAGATTTGGCCCCTACGTTGATAGTGTTAGGTACGAAGTTATTTCGCAGGAGGATCAGGCTGTTCGGGCTCTGCAGGATGGCGATATCGACCTGATTGGAGATCAAGTGGATCCCTCATTCGTAGCGGAATTGCAGGATGCAGATAACATTGAGATAGCTGAGACTCTGAGAAACGGCAATGGGTATCTCACTATTAACTGTCGGAAATACCCTTTCAATATCACCGCATTCAGGAGAGCACTAGCTTACGCTTTAGATAAGCAAGCCATTTCAGATAACCTCTGGGAGGGGTTTGCATATCCACTCGATAGCTGTGTGCCCCGGAATAATCCCTTTTCTGCTGAAGAACACCTCGCGTATCATTATTACGAAAGAAATTACGAGACTGGGAACCAGCTTCTTGACACAGCAGGCTTCTACGATTCTGATAATGACAGCATCAGAGAAGCGCCAAATGGTGAGGATTTCGACGTATTGATAGAAGTTGCTTGCTCTTCAGATATAGCAATAGAAACCGGTGAGATGGTTGCTAATGCCCTTCGGAATCTCTCAATAGATGCGGTCAGCGGATATGGGTGGAATATACTGAATAGGCTATATTATCACGGTGATTACGATATAATATTCATTGAACAGTCTTTCACCGACTTTGATGTCGATTGGCTTGGCTACGAATACTGGTCAGAGTATTCCGACCAACCATTCTACAATTATCCAAACTTCGAGAATTTGACCTATGATTCTTGGCGGAATCAGTTGCTTCATTCAACAGACCATGAAGAAGTCTATGAAGCAGCAATAGAAATGCAGAAGGTCTTAGCTTATCAATGTCCAATTATCGTCTGTTACCAAAATATCGAGTTCTCAGCTCATAGAACAGACCGCTTTGAAGGATTCAAGAATGATATTGTAGAGGGCGTTCCAAGATATTGGACCAACTACAAAGTTCACCTGAAGGACTCAGAAGGTGGCCCATTCGGAGGAACCCTTACCCGTAGCATTCCCCTCGATGTTGATACATTCAATTTCATGGTCAGCTCCTCTGCTTATACCTATGATGTTCTTGATATGATGCACGACAGTCTGATCAAACCTCATTGGAATGGCCAAGATATCAAATGGCTGGCTGATGACTATCAAATAGAAACTCACGATGATAACCCAAGCGTTACGGAAGGTCATACTCGAATCACATTTGACCTGCTTTCCAATATCACTTGGAGTGACGGAGAAAGCCTGACAGCCGAAGACGTGGCCTTTACCATGTTTTTTTACCAAGAATCCCCGGGTAATCCTCTTGGAAGGGATCTTCGAAATATGACTGGTGCTTTTGCACTATCAAGAAACAGAGTAGCCATCGAATTCAACACTGAATCCTACTGGCACTTACATTCCGTGGGCTACAAACCAATAATTCCCCAACATGTATTCTCAACTATGGATTCTGACAAATGGATGGATTGGAATCCGAATCCACCCAATGAAGCTATGGTTACTTCAGGCCCATTCAATATCACTGAATACGAACCTAATGAATACTGCACAATGACCTACAATCCTAATTACTTCTTCAATGCGCGTTGTTTCGGACCGTCAATTACTCATCCCGAGGATGTCCATTGTGATGTGTTTCATTCACCAGTATCAATCACATGGCATCTAGCCGACATTGATCCCAAGGAGTATCGCTTTATTGTTGATAATACAGTGCAGCGAATAGAGTCATGGGAATCCCAGAATCAAACAGTCACATTTTCAATTGAGGTACTTCTGCCGGGCATCCACAATGTAACCATAATAGCTGTTGATTCCATGGGTAATCAATGCAGTGATATTGTCTTCATCTATGTAGAAGGGCCCGTAGCTACACTCCTAATCATCGCTGGCGTCGGAATCCTTGGTATTTGCATAGTCATAGTGCTTCGAGTTGCATATCAAGAAATTCGAGAAATCTCTAATTCCGAAGTCACTTGATGGATACTGAAATACACTGTAATTTGCAAAGGGTATGCAAGTATCTTGTTTTCGAAGACTTGGCTCAGTCAAACATAACAAGGCATCTACTGCGGAGTTGAAAGCGAATTCGGAATGTGATGCTGTTTTTCTAGCCAAACTTTTGATAATCTGGTTTTTCGTTATCTAAGGGTAATCAGGAAGGATATCATGACTTTTCGAAGAGCTTTAGCTCGTGCAATTAGTAAATGGGAGATTGTTAACCAAGTCTTTGATGAGTTAGCTAACCCGCTAGATAGCTGTGTACCTAAAAATAATCCAGTTTCAGTCGAAAGTGAGTTATGGTACCATTACTATAACGCAAATATCGCACAATCAAATGAGATGCTGGATACAGCTGGTTTCTTAAATGTTGATGGTGATAATCTCAGCATCATTTTGAAGTGTAATCAAGGACACAAAAAGATTGTATAATATGAGGGATATTTTATTCCGGGAGGTCGGCCACAATCAACAAAGGAATACTTCTTCTAGTTGGGGCGATAATTTCTCTCTCTCCATTCTTGATATCTCTCAGTCTGGACGACCGGACCACGATTTCTCCAACCGAACTGGCATTTCCAAATAATCAGGAAAAGAGTGGTCCATTTGTTGAAGAAATTGTCTATGATTTCACCCACAGTGACACTGAAAGCATAGTCGCTTTGCAAGATGGCGAAATCGACATGATAGGAGATATGATAGATCCAACATTTGTGGCCGAACTAACAGATGCAGAAGACATAGAGCTGAGGATTAGTCCGGGAAATGGTTACGGGTATATAGTCATCAACTGCCGGAAATACCCCTTGAATATAACTGCCTTTAGAAGAGCGTTAGCTTACGCTCTAGACAAGCACGCTATTTGTGCGGAAGTGTGGGATGGGCTCGCTCAACCTCTGGATTGTTGTATTCCGGAGATTAATCCTTTCTCTGCCGAAGATGAATTATCATACCATTACTACCAAGGAAAGGTCGAGCTTGGTAACCAGATACTGGATGAAGCCGGTTTTCATGATATTGACAATGACACCTTTAGAGAAGCACCGAATACAGAGGATTTCGAAGTACTTGTTGAAGCTTCTGATTCATCATCAATTTCTGCTGATACAGTTACTTTAGTTGCATCTGCTCTTCAGGACTTAGCAGTGAATGCAACATCCTCATCAACATGGTATAACTTGCCTTCCCCGTACTGGAAAGACGATTATGACATTGTATTTCTAAACGAAATGTTCGATGATTTTGATGTTGACTGGCTTGCCCATGAGTACTGGTCAGAATACGCTGATGAACCGTACTGGAATTCCCCGGGCTTCAAGAATGCCACATATGATTCTTGGCGAAACCAACTGCTTCACTCGCCAAGTCACCGAGAAGTTCTTGAAGCGGCCATCGAAATGCAGAAGATTCTGGCCTATCAGTCTCCGATTATCGTTTGCTATCAAGCCCTCCAAGTCTCAGCTCATAGGACGGACCGCTTTGAAGGCTTCAAGAAGGACCCCATAGAGGGCGTTCATGGATTTTGGACAAATTATAAGATTCGTCTAAGGAAAAACCAAGGCGGACCATTTGGAGGAGCATTTACCTGGAGTAATTCGCTGGATCCTGATACATTCAATTTCATGGTCACTTCTTCCTCGTATACAATGGATATCCTCGATATGCTATATGATAGTCTGATTACGCGTGACTGGGAAGGCGAAGACATAGGATGGTTAGCAGAAGAATACCGTATCGAGATGCATGGCGATAATCCAAGCGTTCCTGTTGGATATACACGAATCACATTCGACTTGATCTCCAACGCTTCTTGGAGCGATGGAGAGAAACTGACAGCAGAAGATGTGGCATTCACATTGAACTACTACCAGCAATCGCCTGGAAACCCTCTAGCTATGGATCTTAAGAATATGACCGCCGCTTTTGCAAAGACGGAAAAAAGCGTGGTTGTGGAATTCAATACTGAATCCTACTGGCACCTACATTCCGTAGGCTACAAACCAATAATTCCTCAACATATATTCTCAGAAATCGGTCTCAATGGTTGGAATACATGGGACCCCATGCCACCTGAAGAGGCTATGGTCACGTCAGGTCCGTTCAATGTCTCGGATTATTCCCCGGGCGAGTATTGTACAATCGGTCAGAACCCGAACTACTTCTACAGTGCTCGAGACATGGGGCCATCAATTAGTCAGCCTGAGGATGTCCATTGTGATGTGTTTCATTCACCAGTATCAATCACATGGCATCTAGCGGACATTGATCCCTATGAGTATCAAATCATGTTTGACGGGAGAGTAGTGAAATCAGAAGATTGGACATCCCCAAACTACTCACTGACCTTCCCGATTGGCAATCTAGCCCCGGGGTGTCATAATCTTACCATCGTCGCATCTGACTCAATTGGAAATCTAAATAGTGATACAGTTTTCATCTTCGTTGAAGGACCCATAGCAACAATCTTGACTGTTACAAGCATCGGAATCATCGGGGTATGCATAGCCATCGTCATTAGATTCGCGTATCAAGAAATGCAGGAGAACACCTCCCTCAACCGAAAACAAGAGCTTAGAAATCGTACAATCTTGCTCCTCATGCATCAGTCTTAAGAATACGAAATACCACCATAGACACGGGTTCTCAACATGAGGATGCTTCAAATCCATAGTAACAGCTTTTCATTTGAGCTCAAAAAGAAGGCTCTGAAGAATGCTGAAGAAGTCGAAGATGAATCTATATCAATTTCGGATTCATGCTTAGTCAACTTCATCGCGGGAGAAAAAAGTGACAGTACAGATATCGAGCTTGTCACCGAAAAAACAACTCAGATGATAGCTAAAGCAGCAGAGGATGTAAATGAGAAGAGGATTGTTGTGTATCCATGGGTGCATCTTACCGAGGATCCAAGCCCTCCACATGTTGCACTCGCACTTCTCCGAAACGTAGCCTCAAAGCTTCAGGAAATGGATTATGAAGTCACTAGGGTGCCATTCGGCTGGTACAAGGAATTCTCTATTCATTGCAAGGGACATCCATTGGCTGAGAGATCCAAAGTGCTTGACATTTCAAAAGCTGAAGGACGAACAGAAGTAAAGGTATCTGAGGATCTGACAGCACTAGAAGCTGAAGAAGAAGCTAAGTCGGTATTCTACATAATGGAACCAGGTGGTGAGCTAACTGAAATTGATGACTATGATTTCAGTGACAAAGAAGAGCTACGAATGTATGTAGACTACGAGATAGCCAAGGATCGTACCGCCCACGAACCCCCAGGGCACATCGACATCATGAAGGACTTAGAGCTTGTAGATTACGAGCCTGGTTCTGATGCAGGCAACTTCCGCTGGCCACCACGGGGTCTCACACTCAAGAAAGCGGTAGAGAAGAGAGTGACCGCAGAAATGGTGGATTATGGTGCACATGTAGTTGAGACGCCACTTATCTACGATTACAATCATCCATCACTCAAGTCATACCTACAGCGATTCCCGTCTAGACAGTACGTTGTGCGGAGTGGCGACAAAGACTACTTCGCTCGCTTCTCAGCCTGTTTTGGACAGTTCTTGCTTGTATCCCAAGCACAGGCTTCCTACAAACAACTGCCATTGAAGCTCTTCGAAATTGCGCCTTCTTACAGGAGAGAGCAATCAGGAGAGCTAGCAGGGATGAGGCGACCAAGAGCATTCACCATGCCAGATATCCATGAGATTGTTTCGGATATCGAGATGGCAAAAGATTCGGTCATGAACCAAATGGAATTCGTCGAGAAACTCCATCAAGAAATGGAAATAGACTACGAGGTGTCATTCCGAGTCCTTAGGTCATTCTTTGAGGAACACAGAGATTTCGTTAATGGTGTAGTTGAGAAAGTAGGACAACCCGTCATGCTCGAGGTTTTTGATGAGCGCTATGCCTACTTCGTAT
The nucleotide sequence above comes from Candidatus Lokiarchaeota archaeon. Encoded proteins:
- a CDS encoding radical SAM protein: MGNEEIGRIPAGELHHNIPTIERYRPEKYEARTLPYSTKSICPACWLDDHRVNVIDATVYEEDSKILMKKECDIHGSFQDIYWSDADMFRRSMQYWYKTVGLDNPRTETVEGCPLDCGQCPNHCAHTALGLIDVTNRCNMRCPICFANAAESGRVVEPKPSEILEMLRNLRRNLPVPCPGIQFAGGEPTVSPHLLKYVQWAKQLGYNHIMIATNGLKMAGDSSYLQSLMDAGLNTIYLQFDGVTAKPYELARGRDIRNVKDKVLDNCREIGLDGVVLVPTIVKGVNDQEIGDIVNYAIDNRDIVRCINFQPVSITGRIDYEKRKEMRITIPDAIKRIEEQTDNRITTEDWYPVPAMMNVGRALGLMKGEPTVELHSHFACGMATFLLFDKNGNYYPITEILDIEKLLEVLEDVCNLYVDRKRLAGIRSKFKLMGFLRHIKKKTFMRPIIEAFLNKGDYDSLAAFMHRVIMIGMMHFQDPFNLDLERVQHCSINYSTPDGRIIPFCTYNTIHREEVESSYLES
- a CDS encoding threonine--tRNA ligase, giving the protein MRMLQIHSNSFSFELKKKALKNAEEVEDESISISDSCLVNFIAGEKSDSTDIELVTEKTTQMIAKAAEDVNEKRIVVYPWVHLTEDPSPPHVALALLRNVASKLQEMDYEVTRVPFGWYKEFSIHCKGHPLAERSKVLDISKAEGRTEVKVSEDLTALEAEEEAKSVFYIMEPGGELTEIDDYDFSDKEELRMYVDYEIAKDRTAHEPPGHIDIMKDLELVDYEPGSDAGNFRWPPRGLTLKKAVEKRVTAEMVDYGAHVVETPLIYDYNHPSLKSYLQRFPSRQYVVRSGDKDYFARFSACFGQFLLVSQAQASYKQLPLKLFEIAPSYRREQSGELAGMRRPRAFTMPDIHEIVSDIEMAKDSVMNQMEFVEKLHQEMEIDYEVSFRVLRSFFEEHRDFVNGVVEKVGQPVMLEVFDERYAYFVFKGEWNVVDSQEKAGCLGTIQIDVENSKRFNISYVGEDGEEHYPLILHTSPSGSIERVLYGVLEQAYKDMEKGKKPYIPLWMTPVQVRLAPLDDSFVDYCVELSKVFEEAGIRYEIDDRSMTVGKKVRSAEKMWVPYICVIGDREKKSGKLSVRRREEGDNVEMTPEELVARIQEQTAFAPKQRLLLPNLISKQAIFSREV